A part of Bacteroidia bacterium genomic DNA contains:
- a CDS encoding putative toxin-antitoxin system toxin component, PIN family produces the protein MKKTNKLKVILDTNVFLVSLAPGFRFYWVFESLLNNEYELFVSNEILSEYEEKITERFGLDYSDRKLDFLIFLPNVYLVNPYFNWNLITQDPDDNKFVDCAVAANADFIVSHDKHFKCTRGC, from the coding sequence ATGAAGAAAACCAATAAATTAAAGGTAATACTTGATACGAATGTATTCCTTGTTTCACTAGCGCCAGGCTTTAGATTTTACTGGGTGTTTGAGAGTCTTTTGAATAATGAGTATGAATTATTCGTATCAAATGAAATCCTTTCTGAATATGAAGAAAAAATTACAGAACGATTTGGTCTTGATTATTCAGATCGAAAACTGGATTTTTTAATATTCCTTCCAAATGTCTATTTGGTAAACCCTTATTTCAATTGGAATCTTATCACACAAGATCCTGATGACAATAAGTTTGTTGATTGTGCAGTGGCTGCAAATGCAGACTTTATCGTATCTCACGACAAACATTTCAAATGTACTAGAGGATGTTGA
- a CDS encoding YwbE family protein codes for MNGKNRKDIRPGLRVAVVQKQDQRSGKTTEGVVKDILTNSPNHPHGIKVRLENGVVGRVQEILGE; via the coding sequence ATGAATGGCAAAAACCGAAAAGATATACGACCCGGACTCCGCGTTGCGGTTGTCCAGAAGCAGGACCAGCGATCCGGAAAAACTACGGAAGGTGTGGTGAAAGATATTCTGACCAATTCGCCCAACCACCCTCACGGCATTAAGGTGCGGCTGGAAAATGGCGTAGTCGGACGCGTCCAGGAAATATTGGGGGAATAA
- a CDS encoding SIS domain-containing protein: MNPKIQTILEAEAKAILDIPQTNDFDKVVDILFRYVHQEHGKVITTGLGKAGQVARNLASTLSATGTPAVFLHPTEAQHGDLGMLHHHDPMILISNSGKTRELLELITLTRNLHGENPIIVITGNQESPLALEADVVLFTGGPEEICPLNLTPTTSITAMLVIGHILTIMLIEKTGFTREGFFKRHHGGYLGSILKNDNV, encoded by the coding sequence ATGAACCCCAAAATCCAAACGATCTTAGAAGCTGAAGCAAAGGCTATTTTAGATATTCCCCAAACCAATGATTTTGATAAAGTAGTGGACATACTTTTCCGCTACGTCCATCAGGAACACGGCAAAGTCATTACTACGGGGCTTGGCAAAGCCGGACAGGTTGCGCGCAATCTTGCCTCTACCCTTTCGGCCACAGGCACACCTGCGGTATTTCTTCACCCCACAGAAGCCCAGCACGGTGATCTGGGTATGCTCCACCACCATGATCCGATGATTCTGATCTCCAACTCCGGGAAAACCCGCGAGTTGCTCGAACTCATCACCCTCACCCGCAACCTTCACGGAGAGAATCCCATCATCGTCATTACCGGCAATCAGGAAAGTCCGCTGGCGCTGGAGGCAGATGTTGTTCTTTTTACCGGGGGGCCGGAAGAAATCTGTCCGCTCAACCTCACGCCTACCACATCTATCACCGCGATGCTGGTCATCGGGCATATTCTGACCATTATGCTCATCGAAAAAACCGGCTTTACCCGTGAGGGTTTTTTCAAACGCCATCACGGCGGGTATCTGGGCTCCATTCTCAAAAACGACAACGTATGA
- a CDS encoding caspase family protein, with protein MAQTTHRPRMFALLVGINQYPNLSERYQLNGCISDIDLFDQYLGNDFVKTQFSEVHIEKITSPGPVAATKANIVKAFETHLGQAKPGDVAVFYYSGHGLREKATLPVFAENEIDGNIAGLMCYDFNKNPGETILADKELRYLIRKLAGENNEKAHVVTIFDCCHSGENTRSVFPEDAAAKAKSRQVYTGAIAGRKPEEFIFQNDPVIKKKLTQNLPLDEILPQGNHVMLAACREVELAWEAPIQGSTNGAFTRALVDILESHKGRVSYHELHNRITNRMRFLFSSEEDVQDKRQTPQFYIRTDNPGNRYNTFLTNEPNGLPSYGTVEYNESEKEWRMDLGALHGVPMDAKAVKVTVYPNNDPAKKTVTKVKAVFLTHSTLALPDDFKPVPGVSFRGEVDGLSFANLKIHVKAESETGNKARAEEGAKMAREELKKRLAKLTMKTFDLTDKEGEADYVIIAGDDTYKTTRPFDPARPILLPIKYRDGAKLLPQKLDIAFEDFRQIALWTFLRDLETPTQAVPAGLHVPSARMFPVELFVQEYENGTEKRLLPKDKEITLEVGKDNPTHSLRFELKNYSDQLLYVSLIYMPSSFAFLTDEKKGMMERPQLGLEKWTKEGDLTLKSRGKKLENGQKYIRIGVDDYIINDNWQGQENFMKLIVSATPFDMTPFHLDPIPLPGTTVASDRTRGFDFEDDEDTQPEMPKISWEVSTYKIYVSNLQYDPRKEKA; from the coding sequence ATGGCTCAAACCACCCATCGCCCCCGTATGTTTGCCCTGCTTGTAGGGATAAACCAATATCCGAATCTCAGCGAAAGATACCAACTGAATGGCTGTATCAGCGATATTGATCTTTTTGATCAGTACCTGGGAAATGACTTCGTTAAAACACAGTTTAGCGAGGTGCATATCGAAAAAATCACCAGCCCGGGGCCTGTTGCGGCAACCAAAGCAAATATTGTCAAAGCTTTTGAAACGCATCTGGGTCAGGCAAAACCTGGCGATGTGGCCGTGTTTTATTACTCAGGACACGGGCTGAGGGAAAAAGCTACACTTCCGGTATTCGCAGAAAACGAAATCGACGGAAATATCGCAGGGCTGATGTGCTATGATTTCAATAAAAATCCGGGCGAAACCATTCTTGCAGATAAAGAACTTCGCTATCTGATCAGAAAACTTGCCGGAGAAAATAACGAAAAGGCACATGTGGTGACCATTTTTGACTGCTGTCATTCAGGAGAAAATACGCGCTCTGTTTTTCCGGAAGATGCTGCGGCCAAAGCAAAATCCCGCCAGGTTTACACGGGCGCGATTGCAGGCAGAAAGCCGGAAGAGTTTATTTTCCAGAATGATCCTGTCATCAAAAAGAAACTGACGCAAAATCTGCCTCTGGATGAGATACTGCCACAGGGCAACCATGTCATGCTTGCCGCCTGCCGGGAAGTAGAGCTGGCATGGGAAGCACCGATTCAGGGCAGTACCAATGGCGCCTTTACCCGCGCACTCGTCGATATCCTCGAATCACATAAAGGCCGCGTAAGCTACCACGAATTACACAACCGGATCACCAACCGGATGCGGTTTTTGTTCTCTTCCGAAGAGGATGTACAGGACAAACGCCAGACCCCACAGTTTTATATCCGCACCGACAATCCCGGCAACCGTTACAATACGTTTCTCACCAACGAACCCAACGGTCTTCCCTCTTATGGAACCGTCGAGTACAACGAAAGCGAAAAGGAATGGCGAATGGACCTTGGCGCTTTGCACGGGGTACCCATGGACGCAAAGGCTGTAAAAGTAACAGTTTATCCCAACAATGACCCCGCGAAAAAAACTGTAACAAAAGTAAAAGCCGTTTTCCTGACACATTCCACACTCGCCTTACCAGATGATTTCAAACCTGTGCCAGGTGTATCTTTCCGGGGAGAAGTAGATGGGCTTTCTTTTGCCAATCTGAAAATCCATGTCAAAGCTGAAAGCGAAACCGGAAATAAAGCCCGTGCCGAAGAAGGGGCGAAAATGGCCCGCGAAGAACTGAAAAAACGTCTCGCAAAATTGACCATGAAGACCTTCGACCTTACAGACAAAGAGGGTGAAGCTGACTATGTAATTATTGCCGGAGACGATACTTATAAGACTACCCGTCCATTTGACCCCGCAAGGCCGATTCTCCTGCCGATCAAATACCGGGACGGAGCAAAACTTTTGCCGCAAAAACTCGATATCGCCTTTGAAGATTTCCGGCAGATCGCACTCTGGACATTCCTTCGCGATCTGGAAACACCTACACAGGCAGTTCCCGCGGGCTTGCATGTTCCTTCCGCCAGAATGTTTCCGGTCGAATTGTTTGTTCAGGAATATGAAAATGGAACTGAAAAACGACTCCTTCCCAAAGACAAAGAAATCACCCTGGAAGTCGGAAAGGACAATCCAACACATAGTCTTCGCTTTGAGTTGAAAAACTATTCCGACCAACTGTTGTACGTCAGCCTGATCTACATGCCTTCCAGCTTTGCCTTTCTGACTGATGAAAAAAAGGGCATGATGGAGCGCCCGCAACTGGGTCTGGAAAAATGGACCAAAGAAGGCGACCTCACGCTAAAATCCCGTGGAAAGAAACTGGAAAATGGCCAAAAATATATTCGGATAGGGGTTGACGATTATATCATCAATGACAACTGGCAGGGACAGGAAAACTTCATGAAACTCATCGTCAGCGCCACGCCATTTGATATGACACCTTTCCACCTTGACCCGATTCCGCTTCCAGGTACAACAGTAGCTTCAGACCGTACCAGAGGATTTGATTTTGAAGATGATGAAGATACCCAACCCGAAATGCCCAAAATCAGCTGGGAAGTAAGTACCTATAAGATTTACGTTTCCAATCTTCAGTACGATCCCAGGAAGGAAAAAGCATAA
- a CDS encoding aminotransferase class V-fold PLP-dependent enzyme, which produces MPIQRRKFLRSLGSLAGTSLAMPLLHPVLARNISEELEHISHPDPLEAASDEDFWALVRQAYTSSANMINLNSGGVSPHPKVVQEKVEMYNRFANEAPGYYMWRVMGKMRSSVRRKLAGLAGSSEDEIAMMRSATEALDTAILGIDLKKGDEILTTDQDYPSMQSALNLRSNREGIKIVRIRLPVPSTDSAEIIRRFEEAITPKTKVILACHMIYLTGYIMPIREIATLARKHNIQMIIDGAHSFCQLDFHVPDLGGDYFGTSLHKWLCAPFGTGMLYVKKDKISDLWPMHGYPEEEKDSITKFEHLGTRSFPLELAVSDAIDFHNMIGTPRKEARLRFLKESWTNQVKDIPDIHFNTSLEPQHSCGIASFLLDGWNPVDLSNELTNTYNIYVTQSTHEDVKGVRISPNVFTSTEELDYLAAVIHKLSKQKK; this is translated from the coding sequence ATGCCCATTCAACGGAGAAAGTTTTTGCGATCCCTTGGCTCCCTGGCCGGCACCTCACTGGCTATGCCCTTGCTGCATCCTGTTCTGGCGAGAAATATAAGCGAAGAACTGGAACATATTTCTCACCCTGACCCACTGGAAGCTGCTTCTGACGAAGACTTCTGGGCGCTGGTACGCCAGGCTTATACCTCCTCCGCCAATATGATCAACCTCAACAGCGGCGGCGTAAGCCCTCACCCCAAAGTCGTGCAGGAAAAAGTGGAAATGTACAACCGCTTTGCCAATGAGGCCCCCGGCTATTATATGTGGCGGGTCATGGGGAAAATGCGCAGCTCGGTTCGCCGAAAACTCGCTGGCCTGGCCGGTTCGTCTGAAGACGAAATCGCCATGATGCGAAGTGCTACCGAAGCTCTGGATACAGCAATCCTCGGTATCGACCTCAAAAAGGGCGATGAAATCCTCACCACCGATCAGGACTATCCCAGCATGCAAAGTGCACTCAACCTGCGCAGCAACCGCGAAGGAATAAAAATCGTGCGGATTCGACTCCCCGTACCGTCAACCGATTCCGCTGAAATCATCCGGAGATTTGAAGAAGCCATTACCCCCAAAACAAAAGTGATCCTGGCCTGCCACATGATCTACCTCACCGGATATATCATGCCGATCAGAGAAATTGCCACGCTGGCCCGAAAACACAATATTCAGATGATCATCGACGGTGCCCATTCTTTTTGCCAGCTCGATTTCCATGTTCCCGACCTGGGCGGAGATTATTTTGGCACCAGCCTCCACAAATGGCTGTGTGCCCCCTTCGGAACAGGCATGCTGTATGTAAAAAAAGATAAAATCTCTGACCTCTGGCCCATGCATGGTTATCCGGAGGAAGAGAAAGACAGTATCACCAAATTTGAGCATCTTGGAACAAGGTCTTTTCCGCTGGAACTGGCAGTTTCAGATGCGATAGACTTTCACAATATGATCGGTACGCCGAGAAAGGAGGCGAGGCTTCGTTTTCTGAAGGAATCCTGGACAAACCAGGTAAAAGACATTCCGGATATTCATTTTAATACATCCCTCGAACCGCAACACTCCTGCGGTATTGCCAGTTTTTTGCTTGACGGATGGAATCCGGTGGATCTGAGCAACGAACTTACCAATACCTACAATATTTATGTGACCCAATCGACACACGAGGATGTGAAAGGCGTGCGCATTTCCCCCAATGTGTTTACCTCAACCGAAGAACTCGATTATCTCGCAGCGGTCATACATAAGCTATCAAAACAAAAAAAATAA
- a CDS encoding HD domain-containing protein yields MSEPYVNPGLLLSALSFAAEKHRDQRRKDREASPYVNHLIEVANLLWHTGKVRDENVLAAAILHDTLEDTDTTPQEIESSFGKTILAYVQEVTDDKSLPKTERKQLQIAHAPHKSPGAKQIKLADKCSNLHDIMHSPPFDWSLERKQEYFIWAQAVVNGLRGENTALENHFDQLFKQGMKSLKEEV; encoded by the coding sequence ATGTCAGAACCCTACGTAAATCCGGGGCTCCTGCTTTCTGCCCTTTCATTTGCAGCAGAAAAACACAGGGATCAACGCCGGAAAGACCGCGAAGCAAGCCCATATGTCAACCACCTGATTGAAGTTGCAAACCTCTTATGGCATACCGGTAAAGTCAGAGACGAAAATGTGCTGGCAGCTGCCATTCTCCACGACACCCTGGAAGACACCGACACAACCCCGCAGGAAATAGAATCATCATTTGGGAAAACCATACTGGCCTATGTTCAGGAAGTAACCGATGATAAATCCCTGCCAAAAACTGAAAGAAAACAGCTCCAGATAGCCCATGCGCCACACAAATCGCCAGGAGCAAAACAGATCAAGCTGGCGGATAAATGCTCTAATCTCCACGATATTATGCATTCGCCTCCCTTTGACTGGTCATTGGAACGGAAGCAAGAGTACTTCATCTGGGCACAAGCCGTGGTCAATGGACTTCGCGGAGAAAATACTGCATTGGAAAACCATTTTGACCAACTCTTCAAGCAGGGAATGAAAAGCCTGAAAGAAGAGGTATAA
- a CDS encoding M42 family metallopeptidase gives MNTELLRTLCITPGPPGGEEPVRKIVLKEIENLVDEVRVDNMGNVIALKKGHSRKSVMAAAHMDEISFIITHIDNEGFARFHTLGGFDPKTLTSQRVIVHGKKDIVGVMGSKPIHLMTADERNKSPKISDYFIDFGMSGDRVKEVVSVGDKVTRERDMIELGDTWCTKSLDNRISVFILIEALRKMGTPAFDFYAVFTVQEEIGLRGATTATHQINPDFGFGLDTTIANDLPSAQDHEKVTRLGAGTAIKIMDSSVITDARMVRFMEATANRHKILFQKEILVGGGTDTGSIQRAGDGAIVGCVSIPTRHIHSVVEMCHKEDIQGSIDLLTRCVEELDKFDYAW, from the coding sequence ATGAATACTGAACTTCTTCGCACTTTATGTATTACGCCTGGTCCTCCCGGAGGCGAGGAGCCCGTGCGGAAAATCGTCCTCAAAGAAATTGAGAACCTGGTAGATGAGGTAAGAGTGGACAATATGGGCAATGTCATAGCCCTTAAAAAAGGGCACTCCCGCAAAAGTGTCATGGCTGCCGCACATATGGATGAGATTTCTTTTATCATTACCCATATCGACAATGAGGGATTTGCGCGCTTTCACACGCTGGGGGGCTTTGATCCCAAAACCCTTACTTCACAAAGAGTGATTGTCCACGGAAAAAAAGATATTGTCGGGGTAATGGGATCCAAACCCATTCACCTGATGACGGCAGATGAAAGAAATAAGTCTCCCAAAATTTCTGACTATTTTATCGACTTCGGAATGTCGGGAGATCGGGTAAAAGAAGTCGTTTCTGTAGGAGATAAAGTAACCCGCGAGCGGGACATGATCGAATTGGGCGATACCTGGTGTACCAAATCGCTGGACAACCGTATCTCTGTATTTATCCTCATCGAGGCACTCAGGAAAATGGGTACGCCTGCATTCGATTTTTATGCAGTATTTACCGTTCAGGAGGAAATTGGTTTGCGTGGCGCGACAACCGCAACACACCAGATCAACCCGGACTTTGGTTTTGGACTGGATACTACCATCGCCAATGATCTTCCTTCTGCACAGGATCATGAAAAAGTAACCCGTCTGGGTGCTGGAACCGCCATAAAAATTATGGACTCCTCCGTCATCACCGATGCCCGCATGGTCAGGTTTATGGAAGCCACGGCCAATCGCCATAAAATCCTCTTTCAGAAAGAAATCCTCGTAGGTGGCGGTACCGATACGGGTTCTATTCAACGGGCCGGAGACGGGGCAATTGTAGGCTGTGTCTCTATTCCTACCCGTCATATTCACTCGGTCGTGGAAATGTGCCACAAAGAGGATATTCAGGGGAGCATAGATCTGCTTACCCGGTGTGTGGAAGAACTGGATAAATTTGACTACGCCTGGTAA
- a CDS encoding OmpA family protein, with protein MKRSFVFFPLLVAMLAGCVTRESYNDLKRQNDSLVYVLYQEQILTYKLEKYAESLYYTKVEPRTKVGTTVPLPPIIKLKIDSIQVPIPSALNDTANPANKTLSDLVPKTETPAPHLQISQPEIKTRTEDNRVIYTLSNTLLFKPGTTKLTEAGTATLMKFGKALAEQPGYLITVEGHTDNVNISRMEGISDNWDLSVKRATEVVRTLITAGVSPLRLVAAGRSKFKPVASNQEENTRELNRRIEIIVSPMP; from the coding sequence ATGAAGCGATCATTTGTTTTTTTCCCGCTGCTGGTTGCAATGCTGGCAGGTTGCGTAACCAGAGAAAGTTATAATGACCTCAAACGGCAAAATGATTCGCTTGTCTATGTTTTGTATCAGGAGCAGATCCTCACTTACAAGCTGGAAAAGTATGCGGAATCCCTCTACTACACCAAAGTAGAGCCCCGGACCAAAGTGGGAACTACCGTACCGCTTCCCCCAATCATCAAACTCAAAATAGACTCTATCCAGGTTCCGATCCCATCCGCGCTAAATGATACCGCGAACCCGGCAAACAAAACTCTCTCCGATCTGGTACCCAAGACCGAAACGCCGGCCCCACATTTACAGATTTCCCAACCCGAAATCAAAACGCGTACAGAAGATAATCGCGTCATTTATACACTCAGCAATACCCTGCTTTTCAAACCAGGCACCACAAAACTCACAGAAGCCGGGACAGCCACACTGATGAAATTTGGCAAAGCACTCGCCGAGCAGCCCGGATATCTGATCACCGTTGAAGGCCATACAGATAATGTCAATATTTCGCGGATGGAAGGGATCTCCGACAACTGGGATCTCAGTGTAAAACGCGCAACTGAAGTAGTGCGCACCCTGATCACAGCAGGCGTTTCTCCACTACGGCTCGTCGCCGCAGGAAGAAGCAAATTTAAACCTGTAGCGTCCAACCAGGAAGAGAACACCAGGGAGCTTAACCGGCGAATTGAAATCATTGTATCACCAATGCCCTGA
- a CDS encoding MMPL family transporter, with translation MWTKRGTELVQQFSNVILTGEDELKDYHKFQQYFGDDANVMVATVEGDIFSYEMFADLYDLIGELEKQEAVIGVISLPRIYDVIRDDSLEGFRLEPIVQRRPESQAEVDSLAKKIKGRPFYDGLLLSADSKTTLIAVSFDPKKLDTDAKISILNGTKAVINAFGEKHHTEARFAGFPVIRVNMHETVKQELFLFLMLALIVTALTLALFFRSFSTVFFPMIVVGSVIVFSMGLIGLFGYKMSLITGIIPALVTVITIPNCVYLITKYHIEFRRTGNKMKSLILVIERIGIVTVMTNATTAVGLGVLAFTNIQPLKEFGIVAGLSVVAAFFISLLLIPVVFSFLPPPTRNQTRHLDRRTVGFVLKIIDRIVHNHRWAVYSFAGMLTALSIWGLLKVVPVAYMVDDVPQDSKLFTDLKYIEDRFNGALPFEILVDTQKKRGVTRRQTLEQVAQLQDSLQKYNNLSRSISIADFAKFFRQSFFGGDPAEYDLPSRNEYNFIADYTRRTAFFGTTALSKTLTDSSMQVTRISASVRDIGSLEMEKLVDSVRKDVDAIFDPEKFDVAITGTTQIFIKANDALIQNLLQSLAIAFVVIAIMMGLLFRSFRMVAISLIPNILPLLMVAGIMGFVGIALKPSTALVFGVAFGIAVDDSIHFLARYRLARKLGDTVNDAISNSFNDTGVSMIYTSVILFVGFVCFTASDFGGTQALGLLTSLTLGIALFSNLLFLPSLLATFDRDDKPLFDNHV, from the coding sequence ATGTGGACAAAACGGGGCACAGAGCTTGTCCAGCAATTTTCCAATGTCATCCTCACCGGAGAAGACGAACTTAAAGACTACCATAAGTTTCAGCAGTACTTTGGCGACGATGCAAATGTCATGGTTGCTACTGTGGAGGGCGATATTTTCAGCTACGAAATGTTTGCCGACCTCTATGACCTGATCGGAGAACTGGAAAAACAAGAGGCAGTTATCGGCGTCATCAGTCTTCCGCGCATTTACGATGTGATCAGGGATGATTCACTCGAAGGATTTCGCCTGGAGCCTATTGTACAAAGGCGGCCGGAATCACAGGCTGAGGTGGATAGTCTCGCCAAAAAAATTAAAGGAAGGCCTTTCTACGACGGGCTTTTGCTCAGTGCTGATTCCAAGACCACGCTGATCGCCGTTTCATTTGACCCGAAAAAACTGGACACCGATGCCAAGATATCCATTCTGAATGGAACCAAAGCGGTCATTAATGCATTTGGAGAAAAACATCATACAGAAGCGCGCTTCGCCGGGTTTCCAGTCATACGCGTCAATATGCACGAGACCGTGAAACAGGAGCTATTCCTGTTCCTTATGCTCGCATTGATCGTAACGGCGCTCACCCTCGCCCTCTTTTTCCGGTCATTCTCTACTGTCTTTTTTCCAATGATCGTGGTCGGAAGTGTCATAGTTTTTTCGATGGGGCTGATTGGATTGTTTGGGTATAAGATGTCACTCATCACAGGTATCATCCCGGCGCTGGTCACAGTTATTACCATTCCCAACTGCGTATATCTGATCACCAAATACCATATAGAATTTCGCCGGACCGGCAATAAAATGAAGTCGCTGATTTTGGTGATTGAGCGAATAGGTATTGTAACGGTCATGACCAATGCCACAACAGCTGTAGGGCTGGGCGTGCTCGCTTTTACCAATATTCAGCCGCTGAAAGAATTTGGCATCGTCGCCGGGCTGAGTGTGGTCGCTGCATTTTTTATATCGCTGCTTCTGATTCCGGTAGTGTTTAGCTTTCTCCCCCCCCCTACCCGCAACCAGACCCGCCACCTTGACCGCCGGACTGTAGGGTTTGTCTTAAAAATCATTGACCGCATTGTACACAACCACCGCTGGGCGGTATATAGTTTTGCCGGTATGTTAACAGCATTATCTATATGGGGATTGCTCAAAGTTGTGCCGGTAGCATATATGGTGGATGACGTTCCACAGGACAGCAAACTTTTTACCGATCTCAAATACATTGAAGATCGCTTTAATGGCGCACTTCCATTTGAAATACTGGTAGATACCCAGAAAAAACGAGGCGTCACCCGCCGGCAAACGCTGGAGCAGGTAGCGCAGCTACAGGATTCACTCCAAAAATACAACAACCTCAGCCGGTCTATCAGCATTGCAGATTTTGCCAAGTTTTTCCGTCAGTCATTTTTTGGTGGAGACCCCGCAGAATACGATCTCCCCTCCCGCAACGAATACAACTTCATCGCCGACTACACCCGACGCACAGCATTTTTCGGGACAACCGCCTTATCAAAGACACTTACTGACTCCAGCATGCAGGTTACCCGTATCTCAGCTTCTGTCAGAGATATTGGTTCGCTCGAAATGGAAAAACTTGTGGACTCTGTGCGAAAGGATGTGGATGCAATCTTTGATCCCGAAAAATTTGATGTTGCCATTACCGGCACTACCCAGATTTTTATCAAAGCAAATGATGCACTCATCCAAAATCTGCTTCAAAGTCTGGCTATTGCTTTTGTCGTAATCGCAATCATGATGGGATTGCTTTTCCGGTCATTCCGGATGGTTGCCATTAGTCTGATTCCCAATATCCTCCCGCTGCTTATGGTAGCAGGTATTATGGGTTTTGTAGGTATTGCGCTCAAGCCTTCCACTGCACTTGTATTTGGGGTGGCGTTTGGTATTGCGGTGGATGACTCCATACACTTTCTGGCCCGATACCGGCTGGCGAGGAAACTCGGCGATACGGTAAACGATGCGATCAGTAACTCATTTAATGATACAGGGGTAAGCATGATTTATACCTCTGTGATTTTGTTTGTGGGTTTTGTCTGTTTTACGGCATCCGACTTTGGTGGCACCCAGGCGCTGGGGCTGCTTACTTCGCTGACTTTAGGTATTGCCCTTTTCAGCAACCTGCTGTTTCTCCCTTCGCTGCTGGCAACATTTGACCGCGACGATAAGCCATTATTTGACAACCATGTTTGA
- a CDS encoding 3'-5' exonuclease, with product MFLFFDTETTGLPKNWKAPLTDLANWPRMVQLAWLVYDENAQEIDRRNYLIQPKGFRIPSGVSMIHGITTEKAAKEGIPLEAALAAFAGAIEEADWLIAHNIEFDERIVGAEFLRTEIPNQLFDMPRLCTMKSSINYCRLPGKYDRYKNPSLTELHQKLFGHKFDDAHDALADVVACARCFFELRELGVM from the coding sequence ATGTTTCTATTCTTCGATACAGAGACTACAGGATTGCCGAAAAACTGGAAGGCGCCGCTTACAGACCTGGCCAACTGGCCGCGGATGGTGCAACTGGCGTGGTTGGTATATGATGAAAATGCGCAGGAAATCGACCGGCGCAATTATCTGATTCAGCCGAAGGGTTTTCGGATACCTTCAGGCGTTTCGATGATTCACGGTATCACGACAGAAAAAGCCGCGAAGGAGGGGATCCCGCTGGAAGCGGCATTGGCAGCTTTTGCGGGAGCCATTGAAGAAGCTGACTGGCTCATAGCGCATAATATCGAATTTGACGAAAGGATTGTAGGCGCAGAGTTTCTTCGCACCGAAATCCCCAATCAGTTGTTTGACATGCCCCGGTTGTGCACGATGAAATCCTCTATAAACTATTGCCGGTTGCCGGGCAAATATGACCGTTATAAAAACCCGTCGTTGACGGAACTACACCAAAAGCTATTTGGCCACAAATTTGACGACGCCCACGACGCACTGGCCGATGTCGTAGCCTGCGCGCGGTGCTTTTTTGAGCTTAGAGAATTGGGGGTGATGTGA
- a CDS encoding acetyl-CoA carboxylase biotin carboxyl carrier protein subunit, translating into MFEAIIETLILQIERENDSVKVNDREYQPDIRQISDNLWHVILDNRSYRVFIQKNDPENREVTLSINGKKTTVKLRSRTDRLLDSLGMGEAMKKKLESIKAPMPGLIHTIMVKEGQQVHKGDPLFILEAMKMENIIKSPGEAVIAKIHVKEKDSVEKNELLVTFG; encoded by the coding sequence ATGTTTGAGGCAATCATAGAAACCCTTATCCTGCAGATTGAGCGGGAAAATGATTCCGTAAAGGTCAACGACCGCGAATACCAGCCAGACATCCGGCAGATCAGCGACAACCTCTGGCATGTGATTCTGGACAATCGCTCATACCGGGTATTTATTCAAAAAAATGATCCGGAAAACCGCGAAGTAACCCTCAGCATAAACGGAAAAAAGACCACTGTAAAACTTCGTTCCCGCACCGACCGGCTGCTCGATTCCCTCGGCATGGGTGAGGCTATGAAAAAAAAGCTGGAATCCATCAAGGCGCCGATGCCAGGCCTGATTCATACCATCATGGTGAAAGAAGGCCAGCAAGTACACAAAGGCGATCCGCTGTTTATCCTCGAAGCGATGAAGATGGAAAACATCATCAAATCGCCGGGCGAAGCCGTCATTGCCAAAATCCATGTAAAGGAGAAGGATTCGGTAGAGAAAAATGAATTGCTGGTGACGTTTGGGTGA